The Paroedura picta isolate Pp20150507F chromosome 6, Ppicta_v3.0, whole genome shotgun sequence genome segment TGCAGGACGCTGACCCATCTTTCTCTTTCCACACAGGTCTTAATAACCTGAAAAAAAGGATTGTGCTTGTCACACTCGATATTTACGTTTCCTCTTGGTGAACCCCACATTGCAATATGGCTGCCTAAAGCCCCTTGGAAGGGCGTCTGAAGCCTGGGAGGTCGTTTTGTGCATAAAGACACAATATTTCCCCCCGCTAGTAATAAACATGACCTGCCATTTTAGCTTAGTTATTAATGGATGCATAAGGAGGAAGTTCCGCTGTCCAAAGCCCCATAATTATGTTAACTGCAGTGGTAGCCCAATAATATTAAAGCAGCCAGGTTAAAACTGTACCACTTAAGTAAGACTTCACTGGCAGTGTGTTGAAAGAGAATGGTCAAAAGTCCGTTTGGACCTTGATGGTATCCAGACCAAGTTTGCATCGGTTTGTAGAGATTATGCAGCAGAGCTTTATTGAAAGGTTTgggtgaaagccagtttggtgtagtggttaggagtgcggacttctaatctggcatgccgggttcgattctgcactcccccacatgcagccagctgggtgaccctgggctcgccacagcactgataaaaccgttctgattgagcagtgatatcagggctctcacctcacagggtgtctgttgtggggagaggaaagggaatgcgaatgtaaactgctttgagccccctttgggtagagaaaagtggcatataagaaccaactcttcttcttctgatgatgatgatgatgagaaaaCCTCGGGGAACAGTAGTCTTCTCTGGGGGAATTACTAAAAATACCAGGGGTTTTACTCATGTTTTTGCATGTCTTAGGGAGACATGCAAACACATAGGTTTTAAGTTCCTCTGAGGCTGGAGTAACTTCCTTTAGCCTAAGCCAGGATACTGCCCAGcattctctacagcaggggtctcCAGCCTTTTGAAGTCTATGGACCTATTTGAAATTCTGGGACGAATGTGGTGGGCACAGcactaaatggctgccagtcagagactttgctgggcaaaagccccactagGCCCCACCCACCACTTCCTAGAAACACTTGTCAGGTGATAGAAAAGGTGAAGGCGgatgccatggtgcccatgggccccACATTGGGgtcccctgctctacagtatgcGGTAATGATTGTCCAGAGTTTTGGGCAGAGAAATACCTGCTACCTGAGGCCTGATTTAAATTGATGCTGGCTGTGGATTGTGGGTGGCGGAATATCCTTTCTGCACAGGTTTTGCTTGGCCCCCACAGGATTAGCATTTGGACAGAAGCGGAAGACTTGAGTCATTTAGGCTTTCTGGCAGCCAGACGTAGTTATAATCTTGGTTAGATGTAGGTTTTAACTGTTTGccttgatgtatttttaaaacccttGTGACAACCTTGGGGGAATTCAGGAGAGAAATAGACTAGAACGGTCttaaggaaaaaatgtttttggcCCTTTTATAGAAATTAATAGTTCAGtccccttgaaagccccttgactTTGAATGGATTTAGGAGGGTGACCATGTACTGTCAGTTTTGGGGTCCCGCCCTAAACGGGCTTACTGGCCCattcattgatttcagtgaaatCTGGGCCTCAAGTCGCCATGCTTAAGACAACAGCGGTAATTTCCAGCccatcccttttaaaaaattattttgagacttcttccccttcccctctggtATGAATGATGAATTCATGTCTAGCAAGGAGCTGGGAAACACAGTAGGATCAGGAACAAGGAACTGTTGAAAGAGAACTAACTTACATAATTGATAACACAAAAAGTACATTTGAAAGCGAATGGGGTTTTTCAAAGAAGGATTTTCCATGTGATCTTTCACTTtcaggttctttttttcttttaccatGGCCTGGAAGTTTGCACAAAACCACCTCCCAGGCTTCAGACTCGTCCCCTCCTCCCATCATATTTCATTATGAATATAGTGGAAAGCAGCCCATTTCTGTCTAAACTGAAGGgcggcagcagaagcagcagcagcagcagcagcaacgagAGTGACCTGAGGTATGACTTATCATGTGAACTCTACCGGATCTCTACTTTTTCGACTTTCCCCCTGAATGTTCCAGTGTCCGAAAGGAGCCTTGCCCGTGCCGGTTTCTACTACACTGGTCTGAAAGACAAAGTGAAGTGTTTTAGTTGCGGCTTGATGCTGGACAACTGGAAGAAAGGGGACAGCGCTGTGGACAAGCACAAGCAATTCTATCCAAGCTGCAGCCTCGTTCAGAGCCTGGCGTCCGCAAACAGTCTCAGCTCTTCGTTTCATTCTGCCTTCTCGCCTCCAGTGACCTCCATGGGTGCCAAGATGGACGTAGAAAGGAAAACGCCGAGTTTGGATCAAGGCGGCTATTTCAGTGGGCGCTACTCAAGCTTCCCCCAGGATCCAGTGACATCCAGGGCCGTGGAAGACTTGTCCTGTTTCAGGCCCAAATCTTTCAATCGCTCCATGAAGACAGAAGAGGCTAGGCGGCGAACTTTCCAGGGATGGCCCTTGACGTTTCTGGCACCTTCTGAGCTGGCCAAAGCTGGGTTTTATTACATTGGCCATGCAGATAGGGTAGCTTGTTTTGCCTGTGGGGGCCAGTTGGGCAACTGGGATCCAGAGGATAATGCCATGTCAGAACATCAGAGACACTTTCCCAATTGCCCTTTTGTGAAAAATCTGTATGGAGACCTGCCCAATTTCTCCGTCGCTAACCTGAGTATGCAAAGCCACGGTGCCCGGGTCGGCACGTTCACCAGCTGGCCAGTGACAATTCCAGTTCCACCACAGCAGCTTGCAGACGCCGGCTTCTATTACGTAGGCAAGGAAATTTAATCTTTCTTAATGACTTGGGCTCTGGGAAATTCTCAAGATTTCATCAATGACTTCTCAGTGCCTGGTTATTTATCTCCTTTGtaactttctttttaatttaaaggCTGCAATGACGACGTCAAATGTTTCTGCTGTGACGGTGGACTCAGGTGCTGGGAGTCTGGGGACGATCCCTGGGTGGAGCACGCAAAATGGTTTCCAAGGTACTTAAAATAATTCTCGATTTTTTGTTTGCCTTTCACGTGGAGACTCAAGGCAGACTGCATTCAGCTCAGGCAGCAAGATGGGACATCCAGTGCAATAGGAGTTGGGTTGCAGGCATTTGAAaccaagcagaaatctgaaaggGAGCTTAAATGGAACATAAGCATTGCTGGGACATGTTAAATctgggtagtcaaacggcggccctccagatgtccatggactacaattcccatgagcccctgccagggaatcctggcaggggctcgtgggaattgtagtccatggacatctggagggccgccgtttgactacccctgtgttaaatgATCAGGATTCAtggctcttggttgggaaatacctggagattttgggggtggagcctgggaagggcagagtttggggaggggagggatctcaggagggtataatgccgtacaatccatcctccaaagcagccattttctcttgttgccacctggaggttcgcaacattacCAGctatgcagaaattacataataggacTGTACTAACAGCAACAAGCATTGC includes the following:
- the BIRC2 gene encoding baculoviral IAP repeat-containing protein 2 isoform X2, translating into MNIVESSPFLSKLKGGSRSSSSSSSNESDLRYDLSCELYRISTFSTFPLNVPVSERSLARAGFYYTGLKDKVKCFSCGLMLDNWKKGDSAVDKHKQFYPSCSLVQSLASANSLSSSFHSAFSPPVTSMGAKMDVERKTPSLDQGGYFSGRYSSFPQDPVTSRAVEDLSCFRPKSFNRSMKTEEARRRTFQGWPLTFLAPSELAKAGFYYIGHADRVACFACGGQLGNWDPEDNAMSEHQRHFPNCPFVKNLYGDLPNFSVANLSMQSHGARVGTFTSWPVTIPVPPQQLADAGFYYVGCNDDVKCFCCDGGLRCWESGDDPWVEHAKWFPRCEYLLHVKGQGFVHQVQERYPRLLEQLLSTSDIPVFENADPPVIHFEPGENPSEDVVMMKNPVVEAALEMGFSRRLIKQTIQSKILRTGDTYKTVCDLVSDLVAAEDESKEEEKEVQLEEVTSDDLSLIQKFRMALFQRLTCVLPILEKLLTSKVITEFESNVIKQKTQTSLQARELIDTILVKGNAAANIFRNCLQEFDPLLYKDLFVEKNVPYVPIEDTSGLPMEEQLRRLQEERTCKVCMDKEVSIVFIPCGHLVVCKECAPSLRKCPICRGTIKGTVRTFLS
- the BIRC2 gene encoding baculoviral IAP repeat-containing protein 2 isoform X1; translated protein: MKVLFFFYHGLEVCTKPPPRLQTRPLLPSYFIMNIVESSPFLSKLKGGSRSSSSSSSNESDLRYDLSCELYRISTFSTFPLNVPVSERSLARAGFYYTGLKDKVKCFSCGLMLDNWKKGDSAVDKHKQFYPSCSLVQSLASANSLSSSFHSAFSPPVTSMGAKMDVERKTPSLDQGGYFSGRYSSFPQDPVTSRAVEDLSCFRPKSFNRSMKTEEARRRTFQGWPLTFLAPSELAKAGFYYIGHADRVACFACGGQLGNWDPEDNAMSEHQRHFPNCPFVKNLYGDLPNFSVANLSMQSHGARVGTFTSWPVTIPVPPQQLADAGFYYVGCNDDVKCFCCDGGLRCWESGDDPWVEHAKWFPRCEYLLHVKGQGFVHQVQERYPRLLEQLLSTSDIPVFENADPPVIHFEPGENPSEDVVMMKNPVVEAALEMGFSRRLIKQTIQSKILRTGDTYKTVCDLVSDLVAAEDESKEEEKEVQLEEVTSDDLSLIQKFRMALFQRLTCVLPILEKLLTSKVITEFESNVIKQKTQTSLQARELIDTILVKGNAAANIFRNCLQEFDPLLYKDLFVEKNVPYVPIEDTSGLPMEEQLRRLQEERTCKVCMDKEVSIVFIPCGHLVVCKECAPSLRKCPICRGTIKGTVRTFLS